A single region of the Streptomyces sp. ITFR-16 genome encodes:
- a CDS encoding DUF6243 family protein, translated as MTDSKNINNPVGMGGGQRKRLSRAERQNNGPHRNLDRRNAADRKAELVRKMREKAAAAAENSGQAEDSGQTDAGQTDSGQTDAGTARN; from the coding sequence CAAGAACATCAACAACCCCGTGGGCATGGGCGGCGGCCAGCGCAAGAGGCTGTCCCGCGCCGAGCGCCAGAACAACGGCCCGCACCGCAACCTCGACCGCCGGAACGCCGCCGACCGCAAGGCCGAACTGGTACGCAAGATGCGCGAGAAGGCCGCCGCGGCGGCCGAGAACTCCGGACAGGCCGAGGACTCCGGACAGACGGATGCCGGACAGACTGACTCCGGACAGACGGATGCCGGCACCGCCCGGAACTGA